The Halomonas qaidamensis genome includes the window TACACGACAGGCTTAAGACGAAAGAGACGCCACAAAACACTGTCAGCATGATATGCATTACCTGTTACGCCTGACGACCATAGCGAGCGTGAACCACCTGATCCCATGCCGAACTCAGCAGTGAAACCGCTTAGCGCCGATGGTAGTGTGGGGTCTCCCCATGCGAGAGTAGGTCATCGTCAGGCACTTATTAAACAAGAAACCCAGCCACCCGGCTGGGTTTTTTGTTGGTGCTTACTGCACCATTACTCCCGAGTCACCACGCCGTCATTCCCGAGTGGGGGTATCGGGAATCCACCTTGACCTTGGCTTGCTGAAGCCCAAAACCCCAACTCAACATGGATTCCCGCCAAGGGCCTGCGGGAATGACAAGAGCGGCTCGGAGGGCTGGGGCGAGTTATCGTCAGGCGCTTGTACGAAAATCCCCGTAAGGCTTGCGCCTTTGGGGAATTTTTTGCCTGAGATTTACCATTCGATGGGTTCGCCAGCCCAATCCCAAAAACTGCCAGTATCCTCTGGTGTGCGTTTGGAAATAACGGACAGAAGCTGCTGGGCAACGAAGTCTGGCGTAAATAACTTCTCGCTGGGTACCCGAGCTTGGAAAGGCTTCGAGAGCGATGTGTCCGTGGTGCCTGGGTGCAGACATAACACAATAGATTGCTTATTTGATCGTGTCAGCTCGATTGAGATGGTCTTCATTAACATGTTATGCGCTGCTTTGCTGGCACGGTAACTGTACCAGCCGCCGTGACCGTTATCGCCAATGGATCCAACGCGTGCCGACAAGCTGGCAATGATAGATGGGTGTTTGCCTTGTAGTGATGATTTAAGTGCAGCAATTAGTAGGGCGGGAGTGGCTGCATTAACATGCATAACGTGAGCAAATGATGACTCATCTAGCTGCTCTAAACGCTTTTCAGGTTGCACATTACGCGTATCATCATGCAGTGTGCCAATAGCATTGAAGAGCAAGTGTACGGGGCGTTTGTTTAACTGTTCGCAAAGCGCTTTGCGTCCTGTTTCTGTAGTGATATCGGCATGAACTGTTTCTATGGAGTGTGGAATCGGCGAATCCTGAAAAGAAAGAGGCGAACGGCTTACCGCTACGACCTTTCCCACATGTGTATCAGTAAGTAATGTCCGAATAACAGCGTTGCCTATACCGCCATTAGCACCGATAACAACCGCAGTGAAGTTTTCTGGAAGGTGGGCTAGCATCAGTTCGGCTCCAAATGTGAATACTAATGTCCACATTGAAGCTTTTTGTATAAGTTTTGTCTATGAATGTTTGTAAATACTAAGAATAGATCTAACTATTAAGCGGATGCGTTGATGCGGCCTGGTTGGGCATTATTGCGCCCGTTTGGCTTATAAAGGGTTTTTTCAGCGATTTGTCGAATGTAGTTCAGCATCTCTTGGTTGTGCTTCATTCTTAGCGATAGCATTTGACCCGTAAGCGCATTCATTCGTGAGACACGTTCGCTTTTTTCGAGCAGGCTTTCCCATGTGCTTAAACAGCCTGCATCGTTAGCCGCTTGTCTGGCACCCTGGGTACCATCTGCATAGCCAAGCTTCGTTTGCACGCTGCGGCGCAGTGTTTCGATGCGCTCTAGCTCAACTAGCAGCGCCTGTTTTTTCAGAGCAATAGTATTGAGAGCATCACCGTCAATGCTGCCTTTAGTAAGCTCTGCTTGTTCATCAGAGAGCAATAGTACTAAGTCATCAAGACGTTGTAGCTGGTCTGAAAGCAGTCGTGTAAGGCCCATAATAGTCCGCTTATAACTCTTTTAAATTGGCAATTAAGCCATCAGCGATCCGGTCCGCACGAATGTCGAGTTTTCCTTCACGAATAGCTTCGCGAATTTCTTCGACCTTCGCTGTATCAATATCCTGCGAGCTATCAATATGCGCTTGGCTAAGATGCGTTGCTGAACGTGTAGCACTGTCCGCTTCAGTTGGCTTGCTGCCACTTATCTTCGGGGCTTCCTCACGTTGCTGCGCCTGATTAGAACGTAGCAACGGATTAATATTATCAATTTTCACGTTGTTTGCCTCATCGTCAACGTTGGTGCGGCATGCGCTATATAACTTATTATCGGCCCGAGTAGTAAGGACTTTAGTGTTTGAATCAAAAATCTATCACCAATGTACCTTGGCCAATGACGCGCGCAGTGACTAATTCCCGCGTATCAAAGCGCACGCGTATACGTTCGCCTTGTGCACCATCAGACAAGGCCTCTCCTTCGCGTGACACTCGAAAACCTGCGCCTTCTGCTATGACAGTGACACGCTGCCCTCGTTTCACCACTTGAGGCGCTTGAAGGTAATGGGACTGGAAAGTACTGCCGCTACGAATAGGACGCTGCGCGACCATGCCAACAATGTCGTTTTGGTCAGTAAGTGCTTGGGAAGCAAGATCTCCAAGATTGCCTTCTCGTAATGTCAGCATATCACCCGTAATAAGTGTGCCTCTATCAATATCCTGCCCAGCCACGGCGTAGCTACCGATAATATCAATCTGTGCCTGTATATACCGCACTTGACGCCGATTTTCGCCGCAGCGTACGCCAACTGACACGCGCCCGAGAGGGGGGTGATTGGCATTTGGAAAGAAGGGTTCGGGCGAAACACAAGTAGGTAAATGAGGAGAAGGAGGCGTGATGTCGATCATCACCTCTTGCCCAAGTGCTTGGGATTCTTGGTAAAGAAATTGTTGAACGGTATCCATTAGCAGGTCATTGCTGGCATGTGCCTGCAATGAAAGGCAAAGACTGAACAACAATAATAAAAGTAGTTGCTTAAGTATCGCCAAGCAGTATTGCAGCGGATGGGGCATGGGTGAGTCGCTCAATCGAAAGGAGGCGGATGATAAGCATCAGCCGTGAAGTGTAGTGCAAAAGTAGTCTGTGCATCATATGAAATGCTGGTGTAAACGGCAGCTGTTCCATGCTTTAGGCTGACGAGTCGAAGCCTATTATTCATCATCAATAATATCCACTGTATGTTGCCTCTCAGCGAACGAGGACCGGCATGATTGATCAACTTGAATCTGCCTTTAATTATCACCAGCAGGCGCTGGGGCTGCGTCAAGCTCGTCACGATGTGCTGGCAGCCAATATTGCTAACGCTGATACGCCTAACTATAAAGCGCGCGATCTTGATTTTGCCAGTGAGCTAAAGAAGGCCGTTGCGGGTAGCCAGCCACAGCAGCAACAAAATGGCGCGCTAACGCTCGCACGAACCTCAGATCGTCATCTGCAAGGGGAAGGGCCTGCTTGGCGTGGTGCAGGCAGTGCAGAGCTGCTTTATCGTGTCCCTGATCAACCTAGCCTTGATGGTAATACGGTTGATATGGATCGTGAGCGGACACAGTTTGCAGACAATGCCGTTCGTTACCAAGCTGCGCTAACTATTATGAATCGCCGAATTCAGGGCCTGAAAAACGCGATGCAGCCGGAATAATTTAGCGGTAGGAGAAAAGTAATTTATGTCGATGTTTTCAGCCTTTGATATTGCTAGTTCGGCGATGAGCGCTCAAGCGCAGCGTATGAATGTTACTGCTAGCAATATGGCCAATGCCGACAGCGTTGCGGGACCTGATGGCGAGACCTATCGGGCCAAACACGTGATGTTTGAAACCCAGGCACATAATAATCGATATGGCGTCGGTGGCGTACGTGTCAATGAAGTGGTTGAAGATGACTCTCCGCTACGTTTGGAATATATGCCTAACCACCCTGCTGCCGACGAAGAAGGGTACGTCGCCAAGTCCAATGTTGAACCCGTGCATGAAATGGTCAATATGATCTCGGCATCACGCTCCTATCAAGCCAACGTAGAAGTGTTCAACACAACGAAGCAGATGATGGTGCAGACGCTATCGCTGGGAGAGGGATAGTCATGAGTACAATCGACCCGACAACACTTTCGACAATTAATGGCGGCGGCGGTGCCCAGTTAAAGCAAAGTGCATCAGATGAGCTGCGTAGTAGTTTTCTGACGCTACTGATTACCCAGTTGCAGAACCAAGATCCGCTGAATCCAATGGAAAATGCGGAAATGACTTCCCAGATCGCACAAATTAATACGGTGAGTGGGATTGAGCAGTTAAATACCACGTTGGAAAGCATTACTAGCCAAATGGATGCTAACCAAGCTCTGCAAGCAAGTGGCTTGATTGGCCAAGGCGTGATGGTGCCTGGTGACAAGGTCATGCTAGAGCAAGATAGTGAAGGAAAGCCCTATACGACGCCGTTTGGTATCGAGCTTGCTAAGCCAGCAGACCAGCTTACCGCGGTGATTGTTGGTCAAGGTGGTGAGGTGATCAGACGCTATAACTTGGGTGCGGTAGAGGCCGGCGTGCAGTCTTTCCAGTGGGACGGTAAAAACGAGCAGGGTGAAGCCGCTGCCAGTGGTCGTTATACAGTTCAGCTTGAGGCTCAAGATGCCGAAGGTGAAACGCTAGATTCAACGGCATTGAACTATGCGGTTGTTAATAGCGTGACGCCTAACGATGGTAACGGAAATGTTCGGCTGGATTTAGGCGCTATTTACGGACAGGTTCAGCTTGATCAGGTCAAACAGATTCTTTGAGCAACCTTCAAGTAGAACGACGTTTTTACAGTAAGAACGTCTCAATGAAAAAGACGTTTTGATGAGGAAAGTATTATGTCATTTACAACAGCTGTCGCTGGTCTTAACGCACAATCAGAGAAGCTAAACTCGGCGGGTAACAATATTGCCAACTCGCAAACGGTGGGCTACAAACGTTCTGACGTTTTGTTTGCCGATGTGTTTGCGGCCTCACGCGGCATTGGTGTTCAAGTATCAGATGTGCGCCAGAACTTTACCCAGGGCAGCATCGAAAGTACCGGCCGTAATTTGGACTTAGCGATTTCCGGTGAAGGTTTCTACCGTCTTGAGCGTTCTACTGGCGAAGTCGGTTATTCACGTAACGGTGAGTTCGGCATCACCGCTGCTGGCGATATCGTTAACGCCCAGGGCGATCGTTTAATGGGCTACGGTATGGATCGAGGCGTTACCGAAGATACTGACGATCAGCAGGCGTTCCCGTTCTCAAACGTATTGGTAGGCGGAGCCCCACAAGCATTAAATGTGCCCGTTGATGACATTCCGGCTAAAGCCACCACCGAAGTTGATGCACTACTAAACTTGGATGCTAGGGCAGTCAGTGGCCAAGATTTAAATACGCTTGAATTGGCAAATGGGGATGAATTGGATTACCACTTTTCCAATAACTTTACTGCCTATGACTCCTTGGGTAATACCGTTAATGTCTCTACCTATTTTGAAAGGGTAGGAAACAGTAACCAGTGGGATGTCACTGCCGTTACTAATGGGGTGGCTAGAGGCACCTTCACATTGGACTTTACGCAAAGCGGCAGATTGCAAACCGATGCGGATGGTGTTGTGACAGGCGTTAATGGCGGCAATGCTAGTGCCGTTATTGCTGGCATTCCCGGCGGTGTCGATGCAGAGCCCCTTAATCTTGAACTTAAATTCGATGGTACCACTCAGTTTGCCGCTGACTCGTTGCAAAAAGAGTTGAGCCAAGATGGGTATACCTCTGGTGCACTGGCTGGCATTACTGTTACTGACACTGGCGTTATTCAGCGTAATTTCACCAACGGTGAAACCCGTGCAGCCGGTCAGATTGCGCTAGCTAGCTTCCGCAATGAAGAAGGACTTCAACCACTGGGTAACAACCTGTGGGCGGCGACAAATACCTCCGGTCTAGAAAACCTAGGGGCACCGGGTACTGGTCGTCTGGGTCAGATCCAAGCAGAAGCGGTAGAAGCATCTAACGTTGACTTGGCTAGTGAGCTGGTAGATACCATTGTCGCTCAGCGCTCATACCAGGCTAACTCCAACACTATCAGCACCCAGGACGAGCTCCTGCAGACCATTATTAACCTGTAGTCATTCGTGATAATGGCGTAATGCTGCGCTAAGGAGTCAGTTGTGGATCGTATGCTATATACCGCCATGAGCGGTGCTAAACACACGATGGATCAGCAGGCAGTGATAAGTAACAATCTGTCGAACGTATCCACTGCGGGTTTTCGCGCTCAGCTACAAGCGGCACGCTCGGTGCCAGTGGAAGGCGCAGGGCTGCTTGATACGCGGGTATCGGCAGTGACCACTACCCCAGGCACTGACTTCTCGCAGGGCCCTATTGAACGCACAGGACGAATGCTTGATATCGCTATGCAGGATGATGCCTGGATGGCGGTACTCGCAGACGATGGCACCGAAACATACACGCGGCGCGGCGACCTACAGCTGGACAGTGACGGCGTACTGCTCAGTGTTGGGCGCCCTGTGATGGGCGAAGGTGGGCCTATTGCATTACCACAAGGCGCAGAAGTATTCATTGGCGCGGATGGCACCATTAGCGCTATTCCACAGGGAGAGGGACCAGAGGCATTAGTAGATGTCGGCCGGATCAAGCTGGTAACACCTGAAGCGCAGGCATTAACGCGAGGTGAAGATGGCCTATTTCGTGGGCCACTGAATGAAGAAGGTTTTGCTGCGGTGCTGCCAGGTGATGAAGGCGCCCGAATTGTCAGTGGCGCACTAGAGGGCAGTAACGTTAGTGCCGTTGATGCCATGGTGTCTATGATTGACGCTTCACGGCGTTATGACATGCAAATGAAAATGCTTAGCACAGCGGACGAAAACGCTCAGCGAGCTAACAGTATTCTATCTATTCAGGGCTGATGGCAGTCTGTCAGTTGAGGGAACACGATAATGATTAAATCCTTGTGGACCGCTAAGACGGGGCTAGAGGCTCAGCAAACAAAGTTAGATGTACTCTCGAATAACCTAGCAAACGTAAGCACGAACGGCTTTAAACGCTCACGTCCGGTGTTTGAAGATCTGCTCTATCAAAATATGCGCCAGCCTGGCGCGCAAAATAATATTCAGGATCGTTTGCCTTCTGGTATGCAAATAGGCACCGGTGTGCGTGCGGTGGCTACGGAGCGCCTGCATACCCAAGGCGGCCTTGAGGAAACCGGGAATTCTCGCGATCTGGCGATTAATGGCGACGGCTTTTTTCAAGTGCTGCTACCTGATGGCACCGTGGGCTACACGCGGGATGGTAGTTTTCAGCTGAATGAAAACGGCCAAATGGTCACTGCTAATGGTTACCCACTTGAGCCTGCCATTTTTGTTCCCGCAAACGCGCTGTCGGTCTCCATTGGTGAAGACGGCACTGTTAGTGTGCGCCAACCAGGTATTGCGCAAGATGCCGATATTGGTCAGATCAACGTGGCGTCGTTTATCAATCCAGCAGGCCTAGAGAGTGTTGGCGGTAACTTGTACTTAGAAACCGGTGCATCGGGCGCGCCTAACCAAAATGCCCCCGGCAATAACGGTGCTGGCAGGTTATTCCAAGGTTATGTTGAAACCTCCAACGTGAACGTAGTTGAGGAGATGGTCAATATGATCCAAACCCAACGCGCCTACGAAATTAATAGTAAAGCGGTATCAACCAGCGACGAGATGTTAGCGCGTTTGAGCCAGCTCTAATGTTATTGATGAGCTATTGATGAATAGGGCTTACTAACAGGTCCCAATATGTTGGATTTACACGCTGCTTTACGTCTTTTTACGTTAGTTAGTCTTACTCTTTTTATCTTAGTAGCGGCCGGTTGTGCACAAATTCCGCGTGCCTCGGTAGTGGGTGAGCAAGAGCAGATTAGTATTGTCGATCGGCCGCCGCCGATTGCTAATGGCTCCATTTATCAAGCACGCCGGGGTTACCAGCCGCTATTTGAAGATCGCCGCCCGCGATCTATTGGCGATATTTTGACTATCGTACTTGATGAAGAGGTAAGCGCTAGCAAAAATGCTCAGTCCAACGCTAATCGTGCAGGCAATGCCAGCTTAGAGCTTGCGCAGTTGCCTGATGTGCTGGATACGTTGGCCGAGTATGGTTTCGATGTGTCGGGGGCAAGTGACTTTGCTGGTGGCGGCGGTTCCCAGGCCAATAATACCTTTACGGGCACCATCACCGTATCGGTATTAGAAGTGATGAATAACGGTAACTTACGGGTACGCGGTGAAAAACAGATAGCGATTAACCAGGGAACAGAATTCATTCGTTTCTCTGGGGTGGTTAATCCACGCACAATTACCGCGCAAAACACCGTGCCTTCGACCCAAGTGGCAGATGCAAGAATTGAGTATGTTGGCGATGGCTATATAAACGAAGCGCAGCACATGGGCTGGTTGCAACGCTTTTTCTTAAATGTATCGCCGTTTTAAGTGAGTTATTCGGCCCGCGAAAAGAGACCTAGCATGGTAAACCGTTATCGTGATGTTAAACGCTGGCTACGCTATGTGGCTGTAGTGACAACGAGTTGTTTACTGGCCATGCCAGCAGCGGCGGAACGAGTACGAGAATTATCAAGCTTTGCCGGGGTGCGCGACAACCAGCTGGTTGGATACGGTTTGGTCGTGGGGCTAGATAGCACTGGTGACCAAACTACCCAGGCACCGTTTACTAGCCAAAGTTTAACGAACATGCTCTCGCAGTTAGGCGTTACGGTGCCGGCTGGCACGAACTTGCAGCTTCGCAACGTTGCTGCTGTCATGGTCACTGCTGACTTACCGCCGTTTTCACGCCCAGGCCAGCGCTTGGATATCGTTGTATCTTCGATTGCCAATGCCCGTAGCTTACGTGGTGGAACGCTGTTGATGACCCCTCTAAAAGGTGCTGATGGCGATACCTATGCCATTGCCCAAGGCAATATGCTGGTGGGCGGTGCGGGTGCTCAAGCAGGCGGCAGTAGTGTGCAGATCAATCAGCAAGCATCCGGCCGTATTCCTAACGGCGCGTTGGTTGAGCGGGAAGTGCCTTTAAATCTCGGCGGTAACGGTGGACGGTTAGAATTACAGCTTAACGAGTCAGATTTTGGCACGGTCCAGCGCATGGTCACGGCGATTAATAATGAATTTGGTCAATCGGTAGCCTATGCGCGCAATGGACGGGTGATCGCACTTGATGGTCCTATGGATGACAATGCCCGCGTTAACTTTATGGCGCGGGTAGAAAATGTCCAGGTAACGCCGATGGATGCCCCCGCGCGCGTGGTGCTCAATGCCCGTACCGGCTCCGTAGTGATGAATAGCGCGGTGACCCTTCGCCAAGCAGCGGTCGCCCACGGTAATTTATCTATTATGATTGACACCCAGTTCGGGGTTAGCCAGCCAGCTCCTTTTGGTGAAGGCGAAACAGTAGTGGTACCTGATACAGATATTGAAATTGAGCAGCAGGAAGCCTTTCTACAAATTGTAGAAGGCGCCCAGTTGAACGAAGTGGTTAATGCGCTCAATGCCTTAGGAGCCACCCCCCAAGATTTAATGTCGATTCTTGAAGCGTTGAAGGCCTCCGGATCGCTTCGCGCAGAGCTTGAGGTTATTTAATGAGCATTGGCGATATGACCAGCCAATTTGCGCTGGATATGAATGGCTTCCAGCGCTTGCAGCATAACGCTCGGATGAACCCTGATGCCGGTGTTCATGGTGCTGCGCAGCAGTTTGAAGCGCTCTTTGTGCAGATGATGATGAAAAGCATGCGCGATGCCACTCCCTCTTCTGGTTTGTTGAGTAGTTCAACCACCGATACCTATCAGCAGATGCTGGATCAACAGTGGTCGCAAGTCATCTCATCGAAAGGCATGGGGTTGGCGGATATGCTAGTAGAGCAGCTGCAGCGCCAGGGCGTCGTCAATAATAAGGTAGAGGGTGGCGATCAAGAACTACAGGCGTTAATTGCTGGGATACCCCGTGGTACTCCTAAAGTG containing:
- a CDS encoding flagellar basal body L-ring protein FlgH; translation: MLDLHAALRLFTLVSLTLFILVAAGCAQIPRASVVGEQEQISIVDRPPPIANGSIYQARRGYQPLFEDRRPRSIGDILTIVLDEEVSASKNAQSNANRAGNASLELAQLPDVLDTLAEYGFDVSGASDFAGGGGSQANNTFTGTITVSVLEVMNNGNLRVRGEKQIAINQGTEFIRFSGVVNPRTITAQNTVPSTQVADARIEYVGDGYINEAQHMGWLQRFFLNVSPF
- the flgE gene encoding flagellar hook protein FlgE, coding for MSFTTAVAGLNAQSEKLNSAGNNIANSQTVGYKRSDVLFADVFAASRGIGVQVSDVRQNFTQGSIESTGRNLDLAISGEGFYRLERSTGEVGYSRNGEFGITAAGDIVNAQGDRLMGYGMDRGVTEDTDDQQAFPFSNVLVGGAPQALNVPVDDIPAKATTEVDALLNLDARAVSGQDLNTLELANGDELDYHFSNNFTAYDSLGNTVNVSTYFERVGNSNQWDVTAVTNGVARGTFTLDFTQSGRLQTDADGVVTGVNGGNASAVIAGIPGGVDAEPLNLELKFDGTTQFAADSLQKELSQDGYTSGALAGITVTDTGVIQRNFTNGETRAAGQIALASFRNEEGLQPLGNNLWAATNTSGLENLGAPGTGRLGQIQAEAVEASNVDLASELVDTIVAQRSYQANSNTISTQDELLQTIINL
- a CDS encoding flagellar basal body rod protein FlgF, with the protein product MDRMLYTAMSGAKHTMDQQAVISNNLSNVSTAGFRAQLQAARSVPVEGAGLLDTRVSAVTTTPGTDFSQGPIERTGRMLDIAMQDDAWMAVLADDGTETYTRRGDLQLDSDGVLLSVGRPVMGEGGPIALPQGAEVFIGADGTISAIPQGEGPEALVDVGRIKLVTPEAQALTRGEDGLFRGPLNEEGFAAVLPGDEGARIVSGALEGSNVSAVDAMVSMIDASRRYDMQMKMLSTADENAQRANSILSIQG
- the flgD gene encoding flagellar hook assembly protein FlgD; the encoded protein is MSTIDPTTLSTINGGGGAQLKQSASDELRSSFLTLLITQLQNQDPLNPMENAEMTSQIAQINTVSGIEQLNTTLESITSQMDANQALQASGLIGQGVMVPGDKVMLEQDSEGKPYTTPFGIELAKPADQLTAVIVGQGGEVIRRYNLGAVEAGVQSFQWDGKNEQGEAAASGRYTVQLEAQDAEGETLDSTALNYAVVNSVTPNDGNGNVRLDLGAIYGQVQLDQVKQIL
- a CDS encoding flagella synthesis protein FlgN produces the protein MGLTRLLSDQLQRLDDLVLLLSDEQAELTKGSIDGDALNTIALKKQALLVELERIETLRRSVQTKLGYADGTQGARQAANDAGCLSTWESLLEKSERVSRMNALTGQMLSLRMKHNQEMLNYIRQIAEKTLYKPNGRNNAQPGRINASA
- the flgC gene encoding flagellar basal body rod protein FlgC: MSMFSAFDIASSAMSAQAQRMNVTASNMANADSVAGPDGETYRAKHVMFETQAHNNRYGVGGVRVNEVVEDDSPLRLEYMPNHPAADEEGYVAKSNVEPVHEMVNMISASRSYQANVEVFNTTKQMMVQTLSLGEG
- the flgG gene encoding flagellar basal-body rod protein FlgG — protein: MIKSLWTAKTGLEAQQTKLDVLSNNLANVSTNGFKRSRPVFEDLLYQNMRQPGAQNNIQDRLPSGMQIGTGVRAVATERLHTQGGLEETGNSRDLAINGDGFFQVLLPDGTVGYTRDGSFQLNENGQMVTANGYPLEPAIFVPANALSVSIGEDGTVSVRQPGIAQDADIGQINVASFINPAGLESVGGNLYLETGASGAPNQNAPGNNGAGRLFQGYVETSNVNVVEEMVNMIQTQRAYEINSKAVSTSDEMLARLSQL
- the flgA gene encoding flagellar basal body P-ring formation chaperone FlgA: MPHPLQYCLAILKQLLLLLLFSLCLSLQAHASNDLLMDTVQQFLYQESQALGQEVMIDITPPSPHLPTCVSPEPFFPNANHPPLGRVSVGVRCGENRRQVRYIQAQIDIIGSYAVAGQDIDRGTLITGDMLTLREGNLGDLASQALTDQNDIVGMVAQRPIRSGSTFQSHYLQAPQVVKRGQRVTVIAEGAGFRVSREGEALSDGAQGERIRVRFDTRELVTARVIGQGTLVIDF
- the flgM gene encoding flagellar biosynthesis anti-sigma factor FlgM → MKIDNINPLLRSNQAQQREEAPKISGSKPTEADSATRSATHLSQAHIDSSQDIDTAKVEEIREAIREGKLDIRADRIADGLIANLKEL
- the flgB gene encoding flagellar basal body rod protein FlgB; its protein translation is MIDQLESAFNYHQQALGLRQARHDVLAANIANADTPNYKARDLDFASELKKAVAGSQPQQQQNGALTLARTSDRHLQGEGPAWRGAGSAELLYRVPDQPSLDGNTVDMDRERTQFADNAVRYQAALTIMNRRIQGLKNAMQPE
- a CDS encoding flagellar basal body P-ring protein FlgI, with protein sequence MVNRYRDVKRWLRYVAVVTTSCLLAMPAAAERVRELSSFAGVRDNQLVGYGLVVGLDSTGDQTTQAPFTSQSLTNMLSQLGVTVPAGTNLQLRNVAAVMVTADLPPFSRPGQRLDIVVSSIANARSLRGGTLLMTPLKGADGDTYAIAQGNMLVGGAGAQAGGSSVQINQQASGRIPNGALVEREVPLNLGGNGGRLELQLNESDFGTVQRMVTAINNEFGQSVAYARNGRVIALDGPMDDNARVNFMARVENVQVTPMDAPARVVLNARTGSVVMNSAVTLRQAAVAHGNLSIMIDTQFGVSQPAPFGEGETVVVPDTDIEIEQQEAFLQIVEGAQLNEVVNALNALGATPQDLMSILEALKASGSLRAELEVI
- a CDS encoding SDR family NAD(P)-dependent oxidoreductase — protein: MLAHLPENFTAVVIGANGGIGNAVIRTLLTDTHVGKVVAVSRSPLSFQDSPIPHSIETVHADITTETGRKALCEQLNKRPVHLLFNAIGTLHDDTRNVQPEKRLEQLDESSFAHVMHVNAATPALLIAALKSSLQGKHPSIIASLSARVGSIGDNGHGGWYSYRASKAAHNMLMKTISIELTRSNKQSIVLCLHPGTTDTSLSKPFQARVPSEKLFTPDFVAQQLLSVISKRTPEDTGSFWDWAGEPIEW